TAAGGCTACACACTATCAATTATGACCAAAATAGCATACATGTATTAGGTGTAAGTGGGGGTGATTGAAAGTGCAAAACGACGATTACGTCTCCCCATGCAAGAggacatatttgtattttggtAAATGTCATACTTTCATAACTTTATTTTGGGTAAAAAGAAAGCAAGCGTTTGCTTTGCGTATTATTAGCGTTTGGTCGGGTATATCATATGTACGTCCGTACAGTGTAACAGCTAGGGCCTCGTTTGGTCGGATTTATCATATGTACGTCCGTACAGTGTAACAGCTAGGGCCTCGTTTGGTCGGGTTTATCATATGTACGTCCGTACAGTGTAACAGCTAGGGCCTCGTTTGGTCGGGTATATCATATGTACGTCCGTACAGTGTAACAGCAAGGGCCTCGTTTGGTCGGGTTTATCATATGTACGTCCGTACAGTGTAACAGCTAGGGCCTCGTTTGGTCGGGTTTATCATATGTACGTCCGTACAGTGTAACAGCTAGGGCCTCGTTTGGTCGGGTTTATCATATGTACGTCCGTACAGTGTAACAGCTAGGGCCTCGTTTGGTCGGGTTTATCATATGTACGTCCGTACAGTGTAACAGCTAGGGCCTCGTTTGGTCGGGTTTATCATATGTACGTCCGTACAGTGTAACAGCTAGGGCCTCGTTTGGTCGGGTTTATCATATGTACGTCCGTACAGTGTAACAGCTAGGGCCTCGTTTGGTCGGGTTTATCATATGTACGTCCGTACAGTGTAACAGCTAGGGCCTCGTTTGGTCGGGTTTATCATATGTACGTCCGTACAGTGTAACAGCTAGGGCCTCGTTTGGTCGGGTTTATCATATGTACGTCCGTACAGTGTAACAGCTAGGGCCTCGTTTGGTCGGGTTTATCATATGTACGTCCGTACAGTGTAACAGCTAGGGCCTCGTTTGGTCGGGTTTATCATATGTACGTCCGTACAGTGTAACAGCTAGGGCCTCGTTTGGTCGGGTTTATCATATGTACGTCCGTACAGTGTAACAGCAAGGGCCTCGTTTGGTCGGATTTATCATATGTACGTCCGTACAGTGTAACAGCAAGGGCCTCGTTTGGTCGGGTATATCATATGTACGTCCGTACAGTGTAACAGCTAGGGCCTCGTTTGGTCGGGTTTATCATATGTACGTCCGTACAGTGTAACAGCTAGGGCCTCGTTTGGTCGGGTTTATCATATGTACGTCCGTACAGTGTAACAGCTAGGGCCTCGTTTGGTCGGGTTTTATCATATGTACGTCCGTACAGTGTAACAGCTAGGGCCTCGTTTGGTCGGGTTTATCATATGTACGTCCGTACAGTGTAACAGCTAGGGCCTCGTTTGGTCGGGTCGGTTTATCATATGTACGTCCGTACAGTGTAACAGCTAGGGCCTCGTTTGGTCGGGTTTATCATATGTACGTCCGTACAGTGTAACAGCTAGGGCCTCGTTTGGTCGGGTTTATCATATGTACGTCCGTACAGTGTAACAGCTAGGGCCTCGTTTGGTCGGGTTTATCATATGTACGTCCGTACAGTGTAACAGCTAGGGCCTCGTTTGGTCGGGTTTATCATATGTACGTCCGTACAGTGTAACAGCAAGGGCCTCGTTTGGTCGGGTTTATCATATGTACGTCCGTACAGTGTAACAGCTAGGGCCTCGTTTGGTCGGGTATATCATATGTACTGTACGTCCGTACAGTGTAACAGCTAGGGCCTCGTTTGGTCGGGTATATCATATGTACGTCCGTACAGTGTAACAGCTAGGGCCTCGTTTGGTCGGGTATATCATATGTACGTCCGTACAGTGTAACAGCTAGGGCCTCGTTTGGTCGGGTTTATCATATGTACGTCCGTACAGTGTAACAGCTAGGGCCTCGTTTAGTCGGATTTATCATATGTACGTCCGTACAGTATAACAGCTAGGGCCTTCCGTGTATGTGGTCTCTTGTGTGTGCGATATGCGTGTTCTGAGATTCTggtattccgaatttgcatattacattattattagagttatctgcacttgcgggtaggtattgattgtgaggtCATGCGTTTGGGAACGTAACGTCATaagtttcggagaaaacgacgtgaattgcgctcacaaaataatgacgtaacaatcgatacctaagctaactctgtattatgcaaagacggaatattcgtgttgtgtcttcttctatAGCGAAACTCTTGCACTTTTTATAGGCtcaatttagttgccttttacgatcatgcaataggggcaacagATAAAATTCTTACGCCATACATATATGCAAATACCTTGCAAGCATGGGTGGCCGTCCTTAAAATagcctgactgttaatagggcgttattATAATAAACCAAAGTAAATGATACTCAAGGCGTTGTTATCactcgttatatccacccctggactatgtcgtAGCAAAACTGGCGATATTTCAGGAGCAGAAAAATAACTACAGACCTACAGTGACTCCTTTGAGGATTACCAAACcttaaaaatatacaatgtaccgttaatcgattcttttgatgtacatcaaaggaccacacattgtcacatttagagccttcagttttgatgGCATAGTCCATAGGGATATTTCGACTGAGATAGTTACCCCTGGAATACTGAGGATGTCCTTAGCTATCCTCGGTTATTATTGGGAcgttaatcaaataaataatcCGTCCAAGAAATTGGCACGTAAAGTATATGATTCTAGTACCCTCTACCACCTACCATATACTATCTAATCCCTAGATGGTAGGGGTAGAGGGCACCAGAATCACTTAAATATATGTTGGAACTGATTCTAGTAATGGTGTTACTGATTCTAATACCCTCTACCCCCTACACAGTCCCCTTACCGTCTATACCCCCTACCAATTAACATCTACCCCCTAGATGGTAGCGGGTAGAGGTTACTAGAATCAGTTACATTATAATGTGATGTAATTTTAACAAGTTGTCCTCAGTTTTAGTAATACGGTGTTAGAAGTCATTAAGTGTAACGCCGACTCTTTGCACAGGCCTGGGTTTATCGGCCGAGTATATATAGTAGACTGttctacaaaaaaaatcaacacattCGTGTATCCTGTGCTTGTCAGAGTTTGTCCCTGTGTCTTCCCCAGGTAAGATCgacattatattttaaacttaagttacataaaatttaagtATCATCACGATCACATATTGGTTAATCTTATTGTGTTTTATTCGTAGTGTCCTATTGTCTTTTATTCATatacaattgattatttttgttaattgaGGATTTCCAAACAATGAACTACTGCAGAAACATATTCATCCCATCTTCatcttctgtaaaatataaacaatgtctCAACATAGGAGGTTTCATTTTTTGAAGAAACATAACAGAAAGGTTGATTACACGCGGTGatattgaatttgaaaacaaaatctttttacctgtatatcgtgTATTACCTCTTTTATTTCCAATAACCTCTGGGTCGctagtttgaatcccatgtggggcagctGCCAGGTACTATCCACTGTTCGGtgggttttttctccgggtacttaGGGTTTCCTCCATCATCAAACCTGACGCGTCCTTACATAAACAtggcttttaataggacataaaactaAACTAACgaaaccaaacaaaaaaactGTCTGTCATATAATACCTCTGGGAACAGATGTATACCCGTCTGTCTGGCCCCAAAAATAGTCTCGTCAAATTGTAGATATATTCCAACAGTCCCAAACATAACCCCACTGTATTATATCGTCTTGTACACTTTTATATTTTAGCAGCTTCAGCttttttaatagtttaataACGAATTACctagaataaaataaatatgataaacgTACTAGTTCATTTTAACGAAGATAAGTCTTTCATATATAATACGAATATTTTTGtaagtaaaataaattgatgTAAGATACCATCTGGATGTGTAACATAGAGTAATGTAGTGGATGACCTAGGTCTGTTTTCTAAGTAGACTTGTTCTAAATAATGACATGCTGTTTAAACTATAAGCATAGTATACAGGTGAAGATATCACATTACTCGTGTTCAAATACGAAACAATTCAAAGATcgagtaaaaatatttttatacttCTGAATATTTatagtactttatgagaaatgcATCTTCAATATTCCTGCACATTTATTCCATCAGCATTTTCAATAGTTTAAACTCATCTATTGTCTGCAAATGGATTGaacacaaaatatatctaaCTTCTAAATACCCATTTTTTTACGATTTACAATATATTGAATATGAAAGAGAATATCATTGTGTTTTATTCAAATGAGGTTTTTCGtttgtatgtttgattattttaacgccctattatcagccagggtcatgtaagggcgtGTGCGAAGTGCGacgtgcgtgttttgggagactgcggtatgttcgtggtgtgtcttcttgtatagtggaactgttgccctttttatagttttatttaactgaggcatgccgccgaagacaccaagccaCACCCCCTCTCCTCTcagccggtcacattatactgacatcgtCCCACTTCCTATATGCTGAgcgcgctaagcaggagcagaaactaccacttttattgactttggtgtgtctcggccaggggacagaacccagagccttcctcacaggggcgaacgctcaactcaaggccaaaagtgaggcggtgccaagggaggcattttaaagataaatccagttagaaagaagaaaaaagataagatactaaatttagttggatttacgatcatgcaataggggcagtaggtaccattctaacgccctacctgcagggtcatTGAAGTCAGGAGCAAGGACAGAAAAGAGAGGGGTAGGAATGGGATATAGCAGTGATACATTTACacattacttatatacattaaaatatatgcaTTATACATAGAAAAGGTTTTGTGATATCCAGTGCAGCCGAATCTTACAATACTAACacaagaattaaaaaaaaattctgaaaattgaATCCATCTTATTTCGTTGTTTATTTTGCTAACTAAcatgaaaatagttttattttagaggTATATATAACAAATCTCTTGAATTTggtctttttaaaaaaaaatctatttccGAAGTATTAAACTAACCTATATTTCCTTTTAGGTTTAATATGCCGTATATACCAGAACGATTCCCTCGATACAAAGACTATGCCTTACCTCCGTTTCCATCCCTAACAACGGTTGGCATGGGGCACTTAGACAATGTCAGGAACTTTGATTCAAGGCCTTCTGATATCTTGATATGTACTTTCCCAAAATCAGGTATTGTAAAATTTAAACTGTTTTTAATCCATGTTCGttagttaaaattaaaaatagaatttaattaaatatcaaatgatatAATCCACCTGATATACAGTGACATCACCAATGTAATAAATTAACTTTTACATGCgagttattttatttatttttagggACACACTGGATCAACGAACTAGTTGCAATGATAGTAAAAGGTTGTGCTGAGTACGAAAAGGTAGAAAAGGCTACTAAAATGTTAGAAGCAATGGAGGACATTGGGGTCCTTGAGAACGTTCCAGAAAGTACAACACGAATCATAAACTCCCATCTACCACTGGACGATCTACCACAGAAACACATCGAGGAAGGGTACAAAGTGGTACATGTTCTCCGGAATCCGAAGGACGTCGCTGTGTCATTTTATAATCATTTGGGAAGTCTTAAAGACCGAAGGACGATGGAGATAGCCACAGATTTCCCTATCAACTGGTCTTTGTTCATTGAACATTTTGGGCGTGGAGACGATCGTAAGTATTCCAGTTAGCAATATCAATGGAAATCTTTATAAAAGGCCTCAACCATTTATGAGACAACCGGCATCGATTTCTCGAAACATAAAGAGTTCTTGTATGACCAATGCTTAATTCTTCTTCATCCGTTTTTCCTTCAGTTTATTTTGCCTTCtccaaattgaaaaaaaaccgtCATGACACGTGACGAGAGAGacatatatacttgtatattaatatttaaaaaacaacaacacattatCCATCAACATATTGGACGCTTAAGACAAGAACGTTTTGGTCATCGTAGAGAAATATAACATCGTGCTTCTATTTATCAATTCTTATGTTTTGttggtttatttgtttatcagtTTAGTAAAAGTCCTATTAATATTCAAGGTCAtgtgttacttgtatgagaCTCCATTCTTGTGGACGTAAGAGCTCCAAAACATTTTGCAATGTGTAAATCCTTATCAGGATAAAATGTTGGGTGAAttctgaaatacatgtagtaccgATTAACTTGTCCATAGCATCTAGCTATTATAATCTAATATGTCGAtttcaagatcccaaaacaaCGTGAGTACTATTTACCGTCGATAATTCCCACCTTCGCTTGATTGTGACTTAGACATTTGCGCACTATAGCCATAATATGTGATGTAAATTATTTTGGAATGTAACTCattcatataattaattattataaatttttGTACGTACggtttttttctgtgttttgtgACCCGGACAACAAATATGATGAGACGTTTAACATGATTAGCATTGGAGTAACAAAATaagacgttaatcaatcaaatgGCAAATATTAAAGGTTTTTATATTGTTGTAGTCTGAAGTCATTATATAGTAAACACGTTAACATGCATGTATTTTCACGTTTTAATGTAATACTCTTTCACACATGGGTATGCTAGATAGGGATAATCTACCCGAAGgttacaaaatgttgtaaaaccccagacttgccgagggttttacaacattttgtgattccgagggtagaatatccctcaTATCCACATATGGAAGAgaatttctctcatacctcgacgttttattgcaattttatttctataatagtccaccattttgaaatcaattcaaatatatctccatacatgaaaattgcgtaGCATTTTCAAAGCGAACCCCGTTGATTGcatcttttaaagtaaaccCAGCCTtgttttttgaagaaaaaaatgtaccAGTAATTTTGTTAACGCTTTGACGTCACGAGCCTTTATTGCAttggtagccatgtaatacagcttCAATCGACATGCGCGTGTATTGCGCAGAGATAGCCattattacacgtgtaggtatgagagtaaaggttttatcacataatccgcatGATATCCAGCGACTTCGTAAgcaattttcattggctagaaatttattgtgacgtcaggaTTCGACGACATCTTGAAAACATTCGTCGTTGGCATTATATGATAAAGGCAGCTTATTTTTGAGTTCATTTCATATGCAATTTCATGTATATCGTTTTAAATTTTGCTCGCCAAGACTTTTCAACTCCATAAAATCtcaaatgaaatgaacactcgTTTAAGATCCTAGATTTATCATTAAATCATGGTTTTTTCGCTACGTTTCAGAACTCTATGGGGGCTGGTTCAAATACGAGAAAACGTTTGAAAAGGCAAAGGAAGCCGGTAAATTGTCCAGTGTTTTCACATTGCATTACGAACAACTAAAACGGGTTTGTAATATTTTCACGATAACAGTATATTTTTATCCCTCACTTTTAACTAAACGGGGGATATTATTAGGGGTCTGTCCGTCTACCTGTCTGTCTGTTACGCTTgttttccgtgcaataactgccACAAATCTTTTGCGATTTTTTGTAACTTGGTCACATGATAAATGTGTCAAAGGCTCGGATAAGTTCGCTCGACACTTTCATTGAACCCTTGAGAGTAATGGCCCGTTAATTAACGGAAAACGCTAATTTAGATTAGTCTGTTTTCATTCAATACCTCTCGCATATATTACCGGATTTTCTCGAGACTTTGTAACATAGTTAAATGTCTCGAAGCCTTGACCAGGTTCAGTTCGACGAGTACCACGCATTTgctttttatgtatatacattatatagttATAGTAACCATGACAACTCCTATACCTCGTGTATTATCCTTTGTTAAGTTATTCATACCGTCTTCGTATAAAATTCCACAGAGAAGTTAGTGGCAATATTCGTGGATAATggcaataaattaaaataagttaCTTTTGttactaaattaaaaaaaaaactaattctTCTGCTTTTTTAACAGACAATGATTACCATTCGTCGACGGTTTAGTAACTTTCCAATACGATTAGAGTAATTTCCTATTTCATCTGTTCCTTGTAGGACCCCATGCCCATCTTAAAATCTTTAGCTGCGTTTCTTGGTGTGACGGCCTCAGATGAACTACTGGAAGAAATCAATGATAAATGTTCGTTCGAGAAAATGTCGACCAGGGGCGAAGAAGAAAAAGATACCAAACTGATGAAAACGATGTCGGCCACGGGGAAAAACTTCATTTTTCGAAAAGGTATAGAAACTACGGTTATCGCATGAACcttatacatatactgtacttcaaaaattattttagaaCAAGAATAAAACATCATGTCGCATGAACCTATTGAAGGCTAGATTATGTGATGAGTTTTATGAGAAATATATGAGTTAATATAGAGTAACTTAAGCATTAAGGTCTGCAGGTAGGcatataaaagtggtagtttctgctcctgcttaataCTAagtacagggagtgggacgactggttcgcccgttgtcagtataatgtgaccgggtgggatgtgatgcttggtgtcttcggtagaatgcttcagtaatatagcactataaaaaggccaagagttcaactatacaagaagacacaacacgaacatactgcggtctcccaaaacatgcacctcgcactacatacgcgctacataccgcatacatgggaggtcgtccttacatgaccctggctttaAAAGGAcgttatttaatcaaacaaacaaacaatactcgtttaaggcgactaaatttcggatattttctttctcttttccCTAACCAAATTTATTCCTTCTAACATCTCCGTTGACACCGCCTTACATTTAGActtcggttgagcgctcgcccctgtgaggaaggctatgggttctgtccctggCCAAGAGGCCCAAGACAAATCTATAAAGCTTatcgctcagcataaagggagttggacgacttgttcgcccgttgtcagtgtagtctgaccgagtggggtgtgttgcttggtgtcttcggtagCAATTGCTTTAGTGATACTGTATAACTATGTACATTATACAAAAAAACAccacacgaatataccgcagtctcctaaaacaaaACCCACACattatacacgcaacacactgcatacattggagggccgccgtcattacatgaccatgtcttttaatagaacgttaatttaatcaaacaaacaaacaattatcatTTAGGTATCGATGCCACTCAAATGTATGTACTTTCAGCAAATGTGTATTTTTCAATTACTGCCAtttaaaacaacacaaatatgtttttgaaTAGCTACAAGAAGCTTGTACAGTTGCTTTGATATctacatttatatcaataaatattgtgtatatatcaatattttcagtttaataaTCACGTCTCCACTTACATTAACTCCCATATGATACTGGTATTTATTTGTTGTattagaattgtaccttctGTCCGTCTCTATTGCATTCTAAAAAGGCAACTGTAaggatttagtattttctcTTCCAAACTAACTTTGTTTCTTTCtgacgtctcccttgacaccgacTCACATTTGGCCTTCGGTTTTGTGTTCTGTCCCATAGCCAAGACGCCATAAaatgtaaaagtggtagttcctGCTCCTGTTTTCCACTCAGCATAAAGgaagtggaacgactggttcacccATTGGCgttataatgtgatcgggtgaaGTTTTCTTGCTTGTTTCTTTGGCGGCATGCGTCAGTGGAATGGGGGGCTATTAAAAGACAACACATGTGAGATCTTCCTAAAATGACCATGGCGGTTGATAAACCATCCTAGAGCATTGGAACagtgtttaaaatatcaattttccCCCATAAAATCTATGATCCCATTATCAAATGGGGACATACAGTATTACCAAGGTATCCTATCATGTAGCGTCCTGTCCAATTCCATTTGAATATACACGTATGATCTCAAGCTTTACTTGGTCGGTTGATTGAGTGGGCTGTATGTGATAATAACAGCTAAGATATTTTAGGTCTCCTTCTTGTGTAATGTGTTACGTGCTTCCTTGTATGCTGAAAGTTGAGCAAGAGCAAGAACTTTATATAGACGATTTTTGTCTGGGTCAGGGGATTGAACCCATAGTCTGGACGAGTGTTTAAACCAGTGCCAAAAATGAGACTAAAAGGTTTACATTAGGAAGAGGAAATATGATTTCCCGACTTAAGTCGTTTTTTAACATGCCCAATTCTATAACATCCTACCTACATGACAGTTGACGTTGATTCATTTGTGTTTCAGGTCAAATTGGCGACTGGAAAAACTGGTTCACTGTGGCACAGAACGAAACCTTTTCTGAACTCATAGAAACACAAATGAAGGACTCAAAATTAGAATTAACATATGAGTGAATTATCAAGCATGGATAATACCGAAGACATCAGCTGTTTGTGGATGTTTGTTGAGGATTTTAAACAGATGTTTCCTGGAacacaattttacatgtagttGTCGTCGAgtagaaagagaaagaaagaggGAGAGCGGGTgatttattgataaacattcaGAACAGAGTATGTCATCCTAAAATATATCtggataaaatattttaaatgagcAATTCGAGATCAATCACTAGGATACCCATTGTGTGTCCATTGGTAGTTTTTCATCTCTAATGTGTTTTCGTTTTCATATAGATGTATTCGTCTTCTGATTTACAGTGAATGGGTCGTTTAGACGATAATTATTCCGAATTttcatattaaagagttatctgcacctgctggtaagtattgattgtgacgtcatgtgtgtGGGAGTatacgtcatacgtttcggagaaaacgacgtgaaatgcgctcacaaaataatgacgtagcAATCGATAACtatacccgcaagggagctaactctgtataTAAGACGGAATAGTAAACCCTCTTTCAACACGTCTTATTAGATTTTaacttaaaggtaggtttcgcccgaCCAAATAAATACTGTTTTGTAAAACCCAATAAACACGATGTCAAACTGACTGGATAGTATGAAGCTACGATGGATTTGGTTGTtgaagtttcgcgcatgcgcattgttgcgtactaaaagtaaacaaaatgactGAACTTTAGcgtgaaaaaaatgtatttaaaatgtatttgaataggcaacaaagaggaggaaattagaatggaatcggCAGCACCCTAGGCTATTTCTTGGGAATTAAATTCGAGATGTCATGTAGCAAAAGAAGAAATAGAAGCCGCATCTCACGTGGAGCTTGCCCGGATTCTGTTGGACTCGTGTTGCACATGCATGGTGAGTTAAACTTCAACATATGCCAGCGGACATGCACTGGCAGACTAACTACATACATGTTTGATGTGctaagctagcgagcgtatgtcagtaacatgaagtgttgtAGATTATATGGTATATATCTATCGCACTTCgagttttttaactaaacatacCGTGTCAAGACTTTTACtgctatctgacattttgttgcacgcttccgtttgttgatgcggcctcgttttggaaaaaatacgtcattttctatgtaaagcttgacttcgctctatttttagtggagcattttcctggtcaagctatgCAACTGACCACCTATATATTGTTTGCtatatgcattgaaaatgatatgAAGATTGAATCTATGTAcagaataaattttaatttcgtagtttttatatttcattgggcgaaacctacctttgaGCCGTCGAAGATTGCACATCTAAAAAAAGGAacatattataaacatgtttaatttaGTTCATTTCGTTTACTTGAATTATAAgctatataacatatataaaccaAGTACTTTCtacatgaaaacaatatattatcaAGATAAAGTCAATACTTAACGTCAGATGGGAATGTCAAGTAAAGAAAAAACTCCTACAAAATATTACGTAAACAAATGAATAAACTATCCCGCTGTTGTTCGCCTTAATATTGTATTTAACCAATTTTAGATTATAAAAACTAACGTTTGTTATTAGGAATTGGTTGTGCGCAGTTTGGTTTCCATTCGGGTTGAAGCACAGTTAATGCATTTGTTGTACTGCAATCTACAATGTTGGAATcttttttcagtttaaaatgtatcattgctgtttttattgatttaaaattgtaaGTTTACGGTACAAGTTGACCAACAGAACATCAGAGGGAAATTTGATATATCATACTATGATAAATTAGTATGTTTACAATCCAGGTGGTGTCGAACTCACAGCTTTgagtatttttgaaatattcaagatggcTTCCAAGCTAAAATTGTAATAACTTATTGCGCCGAGGCGAAGGCGAATTAAGAATGATTAGCGTGCCGAAA
The DNA window shown above is from Argopecten irradians isolate NY chromosome 8, Ai_NY, whole genome shotgun sequence and carries:
- the LOC138330015 gene encoding sulfotransferase 1B1-like, encoding MPYIPERFPRYKDYALPPFPSLTTVGMGHLDNVRNFDSRPSDILICTFPKSGTHWINELVAMIVKGCAEYEKVEKATKMLEAMEDIGVLENVPESTTRIINSHLPLDDLPQKHIEEGYKVVHVLRNPKDVAVSFYNHLGSLKDRRTMEIATDFPINWSLFIEHFGRGDDQLYGGWFKYEKTFEKAKEAGKLSSVFTLHYEQLKRDPMPILKSLAAFLGVTASDELLEEINDKCSFEKMSTRGEEEKDTKLMKTMSATGKNFIFRKGQIGDWKNWFTVAQNETFSELIETQMKDSKLELTYE